Proteins encoded by one window of Cyanobium sp. NS01:
- the rbfA gene encoding 30S ribosome-binding factor RbfA — MAQGRRVERVASLIRRELSELLVAGIKDERVSQGMVSVTHVEVAGDLQHCKIFVSVYGSDAERDEAIAGLRSAAPYVKGELGRRLKMRRTPEVVFLLDRGLERGTTVLGLLNRLEEERLEKGDPGDPDASAEPAVNETDNALG; from the coding sequence ATGGCACAGGGGCGACGGGTGGAGCGGGTGGCCTCCCTGATCCGGCGGGAGCTGAGCGAGCTTCTGGTGGCCGGCATCAAGGATGAGCGGGTCAGCCAGGGCATGGTGAGCGTGACCCATGTGGAGGTGGCCGGCGACCTCCAGCACTGCAAGATCTTCGTGAGCGTCTACGGCAGCGACGCCGAGCGCGATGAGGCCATCGCCGGTCTGCGCTCGGCCGCGCCCTACGTGAAGGGTGAACTGGGCCGGCGGCTGAAGATGCGGCGCACGCCGGAAGTGGTGTTCCTGCTGGATCGGGGCCTGGAGCGCGGCACCACGGTGCTGGGGCTGCTCAACCGGCTGGAGGAGGAACGGCTCGAGAAAGGGGACCCTGGCGACCCGGACGCCAGCGCTGAGCCCGCTGTCAACGAGACCGACAACGCCCTTGGCTAG
- a CDS encoding DUF751 family protein, with protein sequence MKDFLLNVTRYPRYLIAFGLGVANSVLEPLAARGRNPVTAVALIGAAVSGLLSLGLILQAMLNATPVA encoded by the coding sequence ATGAAGGACTTCCTGCTGAACGTGACGCGCTATCCGCGTTACCTGATCGCCTTCGGGCTGGGGGTGGCCAACTCCGTCCTGGAGCCCCTGGCGGCCCGGGGCCGCAATCCCGTCACCGCGGTGGCCCTGATCGGCGCTGCCGTCAGCGGCCTGCTCAGCCTCGGGCTGATCCTGCAGGCGATGCTGAACGCCACTCCGGTGGCTTAG
- a CDS encoding glutathione S-transferase family protein — protein MQLHQFRHSAFCEKVRLVLAAKALDYSVVEVTPGVGQLELFRLSGQRQVPVLVDGSEVIADSTAIAQYLEALHPLPALLPAEPEQRARVLLLEDWADTALAAGVRAALLQALAGDPVLRAGLLPEATPGPVRQLLSSLPGAVMHGMGDAVTGLIGTQERRQLQTNLEQLATLTGGRAYLVGDQLSLADLAVVAQLSLLLFPASAGAPLAGHGISGLADHPLLQPLFSWRDGILAQLGRVGAAPASD, from the coding sequence ATGCAGCTGCACCAGTTCCGCCACTCCGCCTTCTGCGAGAAGGTGCGGCTTGTGCTCGCTGCCAAGGCGCTCGACTACAGCGTGGTGGAAGTGACGCCTGGGGTGGGGCAGCTGGAGCTGTTCCGGCTCTCGGGCCAACGCCAGGTTCCGGTGCTGGTGGATGGTTCGGAGGTGATCGCCGACTCCACCGCCATCGCCCAGTACCTGGAGGCGCTCCATCCCCTGCCGGCGCTGTTGCCGGCAGAGCCTGAGCAACGAGCTCGGGTGCTGCTGCTGGAGGACTGGGCCGACACCGCCCTGGCGGCCGGAGTGCGAGCCGCCCTGCTGCAGGCCCTGGCCGGTGACCCCGTGCTCAGGGCCGGCCTGCTGCCGGAGGCCACCCCCGGGCCCGTGCGCCAGCTGCTCTCCAGCCTGCCCGGCGCCGTGATGCACGGCATGGGCGATGCGGTGACCGGCCTGATCGGCACCCAGGAGCGCCGCCAGCTGCAGACCAACCTGGAGCAGCTCGCCACCCTCACGGGCGGCCGCGCCTATCTGGTGGGCGACCAGCTCTCCCTGGCGGATCTGGCCGTGGTGGCCCAGCTCTCGCTGCTGCTGTTCCCGGCCAGCGCCGGGGCACCTCTGGCCGGGCATGGCATCAGCGGCCTGGCTGACCATCCGCTGCTGCAGCCGCTGTTCAGCTGGCGCGATGGGATCCTGGCCCAGCTGGGTCGGGTCGGAGCGGCACCAGCTTCAGACTGA
- a CDS encoding DUF6816 family protein: MGNTLMAAILALWFAAWPAAFSPGPSPLEARIAQWPTWNLPAPLTRPGRRDLAYPAWFEGAWQASDDDGNEYQVRFLRDGTGSVVGDRAFNAGAIGSALLGEALLGVENDPADPNRQIARLRGPEGTPFQLESSVIGRRSDQPATGAFLADELALQVLHGPGQPRLSRVETLSRFQLRSDGSIEARQWQATYPSPTAGLAAQASSSRGISLKLVPLRPDPAGPGSHRAS; the protein is encoded by the coding sequence ATGGGCAACACGCTGATGGCAGCCATCCTGGCGCTGTGGTTCGCGGCCTGGCCTGCTGCCTTCAGCCCCGGCCCATCGCCTCTGGAGGCGCGGATCGCCCAGTGGCCCACCTGGAACTTGCCGGCCCCGCTGACGCGCCCTGGCCGCCGCGACCTGGCCTACCCGGCCTGGTTCGAGGGAGCCTGGCAGGCCAGCGACGACGACGGCAACGAGTACCAGGTGCGTTTCCTGCGCGACGGCACAGGGTCGGTGGTGGGGGACCGGGCCTTCAACGCCGGCGCCATCGGCAGTGCGCTGCTGGGGGAGGCCCTGCTGGGCGTGGAGAACGATCCGGCCGACCCGAACCGGCAGATCGCCAGGCTGCGGGGGCCAGAGGGCACCCCCTTCCAGCTCGAATCCAGTGTGATCGGTCGCCGCAGCGACCAGCCGGCCACCGGCGCGTTCCTGGCCGATGAGCTGGCCCTGCAGGTGCTGCATGGCCCGGGCCAACCCCGGTTGAGCCGGGTGGAAACGCTCAGCCGCTTCCAGCTGCGCAGCGACGGCAGCATCGAGGCCCGGCAGTGGCAGGCCACCTACCCGTCACCCACTGCCGGCCTGGCGGCCCAGGCGAGCAGCAGCCGGGGCATCAGTCTGAAGCTGGTGCCGCTCCGACCCGACCCAGCTGGGCCAGGATCCCATCGCGCCAGCTGA
- a CDS encoding chlororespiratory reduction protein 7, giving the protein MSDPLLRELDHYVVLEPAGADQILTAAETVAWLEAHLADLAQVPHDLADLAGGRDRAERLLETACELELEPGRAIQWFAVRIDPPGAHPGKG; this is encoded by the coding sequence ATGTCCGACCCCCTGTTGCGGGAGCTCGATCATTACGTGGTGCTGGAGCCGGCCGGGGCCGATCAGATCCTCACGGCGGCCGAAACCGTGGCCTGGCTGGAGGCCCATCTCGCCGACCTGGCCCAGGTGCCCCACGATCTCGCCGACCTCGCCGGCGGCCGGGACAGGGCTGAACGGCTGCTCGAAACCGCCTGCGAGCTGGAGCTGGAGCCCGGCCGCGCCATCCAGTGGTTCGCCGTCAGGATCGATCCGCCGGGAGCCCATCCAGGGAAGGGCTGA
- a CDS encoding shikimate kinase: protein MAAAAHLALAKRLQGVNLYLVGMMGAGKSAVAAPLAAALGYRVVDADAVLEASAGRGIAEIFASDGEQAFRDLETAVLAQIAGWHSLVVATGGGVVSRPQNWGHLHQGLVVWLDAPEALLLERLRQDPTPRPLLADPDPAARLRALLEARRPLYSQADLCISQDREPPEVVAQQLLEALPSVLREPLSPPEQPALLRHQDGGLSPSLDGLPADRS from the coding sequence ATGGCCGCAGCTGCGCACCTGGCCCTGGCCAAGCGCCTCCAGGGGGTGAACCTCTACCTGGTGGGAATGATGGGGGCGGGCAAGAGCGCGGTGGCCGCTCCGCTGGCGGCAGCCCTCGGCTACCGCGTTGTCGATGCCGATGCCGTGCTGGAGGCCTCCGCGGGCCGCGGCATCGCCGAGATCTTCGCCAGCGATGGGGAGCAGGCCTTCCGGGATCTGGAAACGGCCGTGCTTGCCCAGATCGCTGGCTGGCATTCCCTGGTGGTGGCCACCGGCGGGGGGGTGGTCAGCCGTCCCCAGAACTGGGGCCACCTGCACCAGGGGCTGGTGGTGTGGCTCGATGCGCCGGAGGCCCTGCTGCTGGAGCGGCTGCGGCAGGACCCCACCCCCCGGCCCCTGCTGGCGGATCCGGACCCCGCCGCCCGGCTCAGGGCCCTGCTGGAGGCCCGTCGCCCTCTCTACAGCCAGGCGGATCTCTGCATCAGCCAGGACCGCGAGCCCCCCGAGGTCGTGGCGCAGCAGCTGCTCGAGGCCCTGCCCAGCGTGCTGCGGGAGCCCTTGAGCCCCCCCGAACAGCCGGCGCTGCTGCGCCATCAGGACGGCGGCCTCAGCCCTTCCCTGGATGGGCTCCCGGCGGATCGATCCTGA
- a CDS encoding 6-carboxytetrahydropterin synthase, producing MTASASLRPAPGIADPCPPGAASGHGRGRPCLITRRATFCASHRYWLPECSEHENAERFGRCSLAPGHGHNYELIVAMAGPLDGDGMVLNLSEVKHAIRSAVTAQLDFRFLNDVWPEFDLSRPEGCLPTTEALCRAIWARLGPLLPLAGLRLYEQPDLWVDLLPAAAAAATDSPTDTATDSAPDCADPSAAPLPMEAFLSIRTHFAAAHRLARPELSQAENESIYGKCARPHGHGHNYLLDVTVRGGIDPRTGMVCDLSALQQLVEDLVVEPFDHTFLNKDVEHFASCVPTAENIALHIADLLASPIAATGARLHKVRLQESPNNAAEVFAETPQLEMVPAALEALVAR from the coding sequence ATGACGGCCAGCGCCAGTCTCAGGCCCGCCCCAGGGATCGCAGACCCCTGCCCCCCTGGCGCCGCCTCCGGCCATGGCCGCGGACGGCCCTGCCTGATCACCCGCCGGGCCACCTTCTGCGCCAGTCACCGCTACTGGCTGCCCGAATGCTCGGAGCATGAGAATGCCGAACGCTTCGGTCGCTGCAGCCTGGCCCCCGGCCATGGCCACAACTACGAGCTGATCGTGGCCATGGCCGGGCCCCTCGACGGCGACGGCATGGTGCTCAACCTCTCCGAGGTGAAGCACGCCATTCGCTCCGCCGTGACCGCTCAGCTCGACTTCCGCTTCCTCAACGACGTGTGGCCGGAGTTCGACCTCTCCCGGCCTGAGGGCTGCCTGCCCACCACCGAAGCCCTCTGCCGTGCGATCTGGGCCCGGCTGGGGCCGCTGCTGCCCCTGGCCGGTCTGCGCCTCTACGAACAGCCTGATCTGTGGGTCGACCTGCTCCCCGCCGCCGCAGCTGCCGCCACTGACAGCCCCACCGACACCGCCACAGACTCCGCTCCTGACTGCGCCGACCCCTCCGCCGCCCCGCTCCCCATGGAAGCCTTCCTCTCGATCCGCACCCACTTCGCCGCGGCCCACCGCCTGGCCCGTCCGGAGCTCAGCCAGGCCGAGAACGAGTCCATCTACGGCAAGTGCGCCCGCCCCCACGGTCACGGCCACAACTACCTGCTGGATGTCACCGTGCGCGGCGGCATCGATCCGCGCACCGGCATGGTGTGCGACCTCTCCGCCCTGCAGCAGCTGGTGGAAGACCTGGTGGTGGAGCCCTTTGACCACACCTTCCTGAACAAGGACGTGGAGCACTTCGCCAGCTGCGTGCCCACCGCCGAGAACATCGCCCTCCACATCGCCGACCTGCTGGCCAGCCCGATCGCGGCCACCGGCGCCAGGCTGCACAAGGTGCGCCTGCAGGAGAGCCCCAACAACGCCGCCGAGGTGTTCGCCGAAACCCCCCAGCTCGAGATGGTGCCTGCCGCCCTCGAGGCCCTGGTGGCCCGCTGA
- a CDS encoding dihydrofolate reductase family protein has protein sequence MPAQERPRLRLVLAVSLDGRLAPPQGGAAQLGGPGDRRVLEEALSWADGGLIGARTLRLHGSTCLIRDADLLARRRDRGLAPQPVALVVSRTARLPASLPFWSQPLQRWLLAPQGSTVAPGFQRHLPLAPWPQLLAELAQQGLRRLVLLGGASLAASLLAADLVDELQLTFCPRLLGGAHLWLPADAGLPALSPALQQGAWQLQDCRRLPGGECLLRYGRLIGPDALASADASG, from the coding sequence GTGCCCGCCCAGGAGCGCCCCAGACTGCGCCTGGTGCTGGCGGTGAGCCTCGACGGCCGTCTGGCGCCGCCCCAGGGGGGCGCGGCCCAGCTCGGCGGACCGGGGGATCGCCGCGTGCTGGAGGAGGCCCTCTCCTGGGCGGATGGTGGCCTGATCGGAGCGCGCACCCTGAGGTTGCACGGCAGCACCTGCCTGATCCGAGACGCCGATCTGCTGGCCCGCCGTCGCGACAGGGGCCTGGCGCCCCAACCGGTGGCCTTGGTGGTGAGCCGCACGGCCCGGCTGCCGGCCAGCCTCCCCTTCTGGTCACAGCCGCTGCAGCGCTGGCTGCTGGCCCCCCAGGGCTCGACCGTGGCCCCCGGCTTCCAGCGCCATCTGCCGTTGGCCCCCTGGCCGCAGCTGCTGGCGGAGCTGGCTCAGCAGGGCCTGCGGCGGCTGGTGCTGCTTGGTGGCGCCTCCCTGGCGGCCTCCCTGCTGGCGGCTGATCTCGTCGATGAGCTGCAGCTCACCTTCTGCCCCCGGCTGCTGGGGGGCGCCCATCTGTGGTTGCCGGCCGATGCAGGCCTGCCTGCTCTGTCCCCTGCCCTGCAGCAGGGGGCCTGGCAGCTGCAGGACTGCCGCCGGCTGCCAGGGGGCGAGTGCCTGCTGCGCTACGGCCGCCTGATCGGCCCCGATGCCCTCGCCTCGGCCGATGCTTCCGGTTAG
- a CDS encoding GNAT family N-acetyltransferase, with protein MAELRARWHQSLAEIPEPAWDGLLADDLPFYRWRWLRQLEASGSVVPRQGWQGCHLGLWSGDTLLAVAPLYLKGHSYAEFIFDQSFAQLAGQLGLRYYPKLVGMSPVSPVQGYRFLIAPGEDAAGLTALMLELIDRFCRDQGLLSCNFLYVDPQWQPLAEAAGCAAWVNQQSQWSNPGHRHFDDYLASFNANQRRNIKRERKAVGAAGLQVTPLVGEAIPPAMVERMHDFYAQHCERWGPWGSKYLTEPFFAAVGADPALRRALVLFSAHRGDPGDPVAMSLCVRGGDHLWGRYWGSEVAIDCLHFEVCYYAPIAWAIEAGIRHFDPGAGGSHKRRRGFVAQPRVSLHRWSDPRFDAILRDWLPGANAEMLREIAAINAELPFTADYDPPHVPGTLPLPHSPPACPDPPAAG; from the coding sequence GTGGCTGAGCTGCGCGCCCGCTGGCACCAATCGCTCGCGGAGATTCCAGAGCCGGCCTGGGATGGGCTGCTGGCCGACGACCTGCCCTTCTACCGCTGGCGCTGGCTGCGGCAGCTGGAGGCCAGCGGCAGTGTGGTGCCCCGCCAGGGCTGGCAGGGCTGTCACCTAGGGCTCTGGAGCGGCGACACGCTGCTGGCGGTGGCACCGCTCTACCTCAAGGGCCACAGCTACGCCGAATTCATCTTCGACCAGAGCTTTGCCCAGCTCGCCGGCCAGCTGGGGCTGCGCTACTACCCCAAGCTCGTGGGCATGAGCCCGGTGAGCCCGGTGCAGGGCTACCGCTTCCTGATCGCCCCCGGGGAGGATGCCGCCGGCCTCACGGCCTTGATGCTGGAGCTGATCGATCGGTTCTGCCGCGACCAGGGCCTGCTGAGCTGCAATTTTCTCTACGTGGATCCCCAGTGGCAGCCCCTGGCCGAGGCCGCCGGCTGCGCCGCCTGGGTGAACCAGCAGAGCCAGTGGAGCAACCCCGGCCACCGTCACTTCGATGACTACCTGGCCAGCTTCAATGCCAACCAACGCCGCAACATCAAGCGCGAGCGCAAGGCGGTGGGCGCCGCCGGGCTGCAGGTGACCCCCCTGGTGGGCGAGGCGATTCCGCCCGCCATGGTGGAGCGGATGCATGACTTCTACGCCCAGCATTGCGAGCGGTGGGGGCCCTGGGGCAGCAAATACCTCACTGAGCCATTTTTCGCGGCCGTGGGTGCCGATCCCGCCCTGCGCCGGGCCCTGGTGCTGTTCAGTGCCCATCGGGGAGATCCAGGCGACCCCGTGGCGATGTCGCTGTGTGTGCGCGGTGGTGATCACCTCTGGGGGCGCTACTGGGGCAGCGAGGTGGCAATCGACTGCCTCCACTTCGAGGTCTGCTACTACGCGCCGATCGCCTGGGCGATTGAGGCCGGCATCCGCCATTTCGATCCGGGGGCGGGCGGCAGCCACAAGCGGCGGCGGGGCTTTGTGGCCCAGCCCCGGGTGAGCCTGCACCGCTGGAGCGATCCACGCTTTGACGCGATCCTGCGGGACTGGCTGCCGGGGGCCAATGCGGAGATGCTGCGGGAGATCGCTGCCATCAACGCCGAGCTGCCGTTCACGGCTGACTACGATCCACCCCATGTCCCAGGCACCCTCCCCCTCCCTCACAGCCCGCCAGCCTGCCCAGACCCGCCGGCAGCTGGATGA
- a CDS encoding DUF4346 domain-containing protein — MSQAPSPSLTARQPAQTRRQLDDELSRRFIALDPAGYFLISVDPEAGELVVEHYGNGIDERGLATDPDTGEVLSCRGAGPRQPLAIYRGRTAKQLGVVLTEGEGPSPLSRLDHALYLGRELQKAEWCLEQGVTYIQD, encoded by the coding sequence ATGTCCCAGGCACCCTCCCCCTCCCTCACAGCCCGCCAGCCTGCCCAGACCCGCCGGCAGCTGGATGACGAGCTGTCGCGGCGGTTCATCGCCCTCGACCCGGCCGGCTATTTCCTGATCAGCGTTGATCCTGAGGCGGGTGAACTGGTGGTGGAGCACTACGGCAACGGCATCGATGAGCGGGGTCTGGCCACTGATCCCGACACCGGCGAAGTGCTGAGCTGCCGCGGCGCAGGCCCGAGGCAGCCGCTGGCGATCTACCGCGGACGCACGGCCAAACAGCTGGGGGTGGTGCTGACTGAAGGAGAGGGCCCATCGCCGCTCAGCCGCCTCGACCACGCCCTCTACCTGGGCAGGGAACTCCAGAAGGCCGAGTGGTGCCTGGAGCAGGGTGTCACCTACATCCAGGACTGA
- a CDS encoding B12-binding domain-containing radical SAM protein: MRTLLIYPEFPKTFWSYEKILELVNRKVLLPPLGMVTVAALLPQEWPMKLVDRNVREVTEAEWDWAELVVISGMIVQKGDMAAQIARAKQRGLPVAVGGPFASSTPDAPELDLADFKVLDEGEITLPMFIEALERGDQQGRFNSGGEKPDVTGTPIPRFDLLEMEAYSEMSVQFSRGCPFQCEFCDIIVLYGRKPRTKEPEQLVAELQRLYDLGWRRSVFLVDDNFIGNKRNVKRLLPVLKQWQIEHRYPFSFATEASVDLAADDELMQMMVECRFESLFLGIETPDEASLEVAGKLQNTRSSLDDSVNKITSYGMRVMAGFIIGFDGEKQGAGDRIVDFVTRTGIPHAMMGMLQALPNTALWHRLEREGRLIQDSSAAKGVNQTNLLNFVPTRPLRDIANEYVDAFSKLYEPHAYIDRVYNYFLKLPPQKYKEFLTPEPEGTPKKPVSWIDLRALAIIIWRQGIRRSTRFRFWKALYGMARHNPKRFKGFIAILAHNEHFLEYRAIVRNEIEAQLAQIPPEPPEPTAAPVPELISA, from the coding sequence ATGCGCACCCTGCTGATCTATCCGGAATTTCCCAAGACGTTCTGGAGCTACGAAAAGATCCTGGAGCTGGTGAACCGCAAGGTGCTCCTGCCTCCCCTGGGCATGGTCACCGTGGCGGCACTGCTGCCCCAGGAGTGGCCCATGAAGCTCGTGGACCGCAACGTACGCGAGGTGACCGAGGCGGAGTGGGACTGGGCCGAGCTGGTGGTGATCTCCGGCATGATCGTGCAGAAAGGCGACATGGCGGCCCAGATCGCCAGGGCCAAGCAGCGGGGCTTGCCTGTGGCCGTGGGCGGACCCTTCGCCAGCTCCACCCCTGATGCTCCAGAGCTCGATCTGGCCGACTTCAAGGTGCTCGATGAGGGTGAAATCACCCTGCCGATGTTCATCGAGGCCCTGGAGCGTGGTGATCAGCAGGGCCGCTTCAATTCGGGCGGTGAAAAGCCCGATGTCACCGGCACCCCGATCCCTCGGTTCGACCTCCTGGAAATGGAGGCCTACTCGGAAATGTCGGTGCAGTTCTCCAGGGGCTGCCCGTTCCAGTGCGAGTTCTGCGACATCATCGTGCTGTATGGGCGCAAGCCTCGTACCAAAGAACCCGAGCAGCTGGTTGCCGAACTGCAGCGGCTCTACGACCTCGGTTGGCGCCGCTCGGTCTTTCTGGTGGATGACAATTTCATCGGCAACAAGCGCAATGTGAAGCGCCTGCTGCCTGTGCTGAAACAGTGGCAGATCGAGCATCGCTATCCGTTCAGCTTCGCCACCGAGGCCTCGGTGGATCTGGCGGCCGACGATGAGTTGATGCAGATGATGGTGGAGTGTCGCTTCGAGAGCCTCTTCCTCGGCATCGAGACTCCGGATGAAGCCAGCCTGGAGGTGGCGGGCAAGCTCCAGAACACCCGCAGTTCTTTGGATGATTCCGTCAACAAGATCACTTCCTATGGGATGCGGGTGATGGCGGGTTTCATCATCGGCTTCGACGGCGAAAAGCAGGGAGCTGGCGATCGCATCGTTGACTTTGTGACCCGCACCGGCATCCCCCACGCGATGATGGGCATGCTCCAGGCCCTTCCCAACACGGCCCTCTGGCATCGACTTGAACGCGAAGGGCGTCTGATTCAGGATTCGTCAGCCGCGAAGGGCGTGAACCAGACCAACCTGCTCAATTTTGTACCCACCAGGCCGCTTCGTGACATCGCCAATGAATATGTGGATGCCTTCTCCAAGCTCTATGAGCCCCACGCCTACATTGATCGCGTCTACAACTACTTTCTGAAGCTGCCCCCCCAGAAATACAAAGAGTTCCTCACTCCAGAGCCCGAAGGCACCCCGAAGAAGCCCGTGAGCTGGATTGATCTTCGCGCTCTGGCGATCATCATCTGGCGCCAGGGAATCCGCCGTAGCACCCGCTTCCGCTTCTGGAAGGCCCTCTACGGCATGGCCCGCCATAACCCGAAGCGCTTCAAGGGCTTCATCGCCATCCTGGCCCACAACGAGCACTTCCTCGAATACAGGGCGATTGTGCGCAACGAAATCGAAGCCCAGCTGGCCCAGATTCCACCGGAGCCTCCCGAGCCCACAGCCGCACCAGTGCCTGAGCTGATTTCGGCCTGA
- the rimO gene encoding 30S ribosomal protein S12 methylthiotransferase RimO, whose protein sequence is MSSARPNGSSPATIAFAHLGCEKNRVDTEHMLGLLAEAGYGVSADESEASVVVVNTCSFIQDAREESVRTLVELAEQGKELIIAGCLAQHFQEELLESLPEARAIVGTGDYQHIVSVLERVEAGERVNQVSATPTFVADEHLPRYRTTSEAVAYLKVAEGCDYRCAFCIIPKLRGDQRSRPIESIVAEAHSLAAQGVKELVLISQISTNYGLDLYGKPHLAELLRTLGEVDIPWIRVHYAYPTGLTAEVLAAYRDVANVLPYLDLPLQHSHPDVLRAMNRPWQANVRGDLLQRIREQLPDAVLRTTFIVGFPGETEEHFQHLLNFVAEQRFDHVGVFTFSPEDGTAAVDLPNPVPAAVAEQRRDRLMALQQPIAAERNAAWVGRIVDVLVEQENPSSGEMLGRCARFAPDVDGDVRVLPGVGGLCAAPGTMVPVRITAADTYDLVGEVVGAAAMVGDAVAASRLRSA, encoded by the coding sequence ATGAGTTCCGCCCGCCCCAACGGCTCCTCCCCGGCCACCATCGCCTTCGCCCACCTGGGCTGCGAGAAGAACCGGGTGGACACCGAGCACATGCTCGGCCTGCTGGCTGAGGCGGGCTACGGCGTGAGCGCCGATGAGAGCGAGGCCAGCGTGGTGGTGGTGAACACCTGCAGCTTCATCCAGGACGCCCGCGAGGAATCGGTGCGCACCCTGGTTGAGCTGGCTGAACAGGGCAAGGAGCTGATCATCGCCGGCTGCCTGGCCCAGCACTTTCAGGAGGAGTTGCTCGAAAGCCTGCCGGAGGCCAGGGCGATCGTGGGCACCGGCGACTATCAGCACATCGTGAGCGTGCTGGAGCGGGTGGAGGCCGGCGAGCGGGTCAACCAGGTGAGCGCCACCCCCACCTTCGTGGCCGACGAGCACCTGCCCCGCTACCGCACCACCTCCGAGGCCGTGGCCTACCTCAAGGTGGCGGAGGGCTGCGACTACCGCTGCGCCTTCTGCATCATCCCCAAGCTGCGCGGCGACCAGCGCTCCCGACCGATCGAATCGATCGTGGCCGAAGCCCACAGCCTGGCGGCCCAGGGGGTGAAGGAACTGGTGTTGATCAGCCAGATCAGCACCAACTACGGCCTCGACCTCTACGGCAAGCCCCACCTGGCCGAGCTGCTCCGGACCCTCGGAGAGGTGGACATCCCCTGGATCCGCGTTCACTACGCCTATCCCACCGGGCTCACGGCCGAGGTGCTGGCGGCCTACCGGGACGTGGCCAATGTGCTGCCCTACCTGGATCTGCCGCTGCAGCACAGCCATCCGGACGTGCTGCGGGCCATGAACCGCCCCTGGCAGGCCAATGTGCGCGGCGACCTGCTGCAGCGGATCCGCGAGCAGCTCCCCGATGCCGTGCTGCGCACCACCTTCATCGTGGGCTTCCCGGGTGAAACCGAGGAGCACTTCCAGCACCTGCTGAACTTCGTGGCCGAGCAGCGCTTCGACCACGTAGGCGTGTTCACGTTCTCACCCGAGGACGGCACCGCGGCCGTGGACCTGCCGAACCCCGTGCCGGCGGCCGTGGCTGAGCAGCGCAGGGATCGGCTGATGGCCCTGCAGCAACCGATCGCCGCCGAGCGGAACGCCGCCTGGGTGGGCAGGATCGTGGACGTGTTGGTTGAGCAGGAGAACCCATCCAGCGGTGAGATGCTGGGCCGCTGTGCCCGTTTCGCGCCAGATGTGGACGGGGATGTGAGGGTGCTGCCGGGCGTCGGCGGCCTCTGTGCGGCGCCGGGAACGATGGTGCCGGTGCGGATCACCGCAGCGGACACCTACGACCTCGTGGGCGAGGTGGTGGGCGCCGCAGCCATGGTGGGCGATGCCGTGGCCGCCAGCCGGCTCAGATCAGCTTGA
- a CDS encoding vitamin K epoxide reductase family protein: MTSSRLSDRLNSSRRRGDPGKRWVRVVLSVLATVGVIDTGTITLQRWGLFGQLSCPGGAEGCDMVLNSAWGSLLGQPLSLFGFLAYLAMLLMAVVPLVLKGDLRDRLGSLSWWGMLLTSIGMAVFSLLLMGVMVLKIQAFCFFCVLSAVVSVSLLVFTLLGGSWDDRGQLLFRGVLVALAVGLIGLGWATAVDRPVVKTLPGTPPVVETESTPLTLALAEHLTETGAVMYSAYWCPHCQDQKEMFGQEASKKLKVIECAEDGVGSQKALCDSKGVQGFPTWEINGQLDSGVKPLERLAQVSGFQPQS, encoded by the coding sequence ATGACCTCCAGCCGACTCAGCGATCGCCTCAACAGTTCCCGCCGCCGGGGCGATCCCGGCAAGCGCTGGGTGCGGGTGGTGTTGTCCGTTCTGGCCACGGTGGGCGTGATCGACACGGGCACCATCACCCTGCAGCGCTGGGGCCTGTTCGGCCAGCTGTCCTGTCCGGGCGGCGCCGAGGGCTGCGACATGGTGTTGAACAGCGCCTGGGGCAGCCTGCTGGGCCAGCCTTTATCGCTGTTCGGCTTCCTGGCCTACCTGGCCATGCTGCTGATGGCGGTGGTGCCTCTGGTGCTCAAGGGTGACCTGCGCGATCGCCTGGGCTCTCTGAGCTGGTGGGGCATGTTGCTCACCAGCATCGGCATGGCGGTGTTCAGCCTGCTGCTGATGGGCGTGATGGTGCTGAAGATCCAGGCCTTCTGCTTCTTCTGCGTGCTCTCGGCTGTGGTCAGCGTGTCGCTGCTGGTGTTCACCCTGCTGGGCGGCAGCTGGGACGACCGCGGCCAGCTGCTGTTTCGCGGCGTGCTGGTGGCCCTGGCGGTGGGGCTGATCGGCCTCGGGTGGGCCACGGCCGTGGACCGCCCCGTGGTCAAGACCCTGCCTGGGACTCCGCCAGTGGTGGAGACCGAGAGCACCCCCCTGACCCTGGCCCTGGCCGAACACCTCACTGAGACTGGAGCCGTGATGTACTCCGCCTACTGGTGCCCCCACTGCCAGGATCAGAAGGAGATGTTCGGCCAGGAGGCCAGCAAGAAGCTCAAGGTGATCGAGTGCGCCGAGGATGGTGTGGGCAGCCAGAAGGCCCTCTGTGACAGCAAGGGCGTGCAGGGCTTCCCCACCTGGGAGATCAATGGCCAGCTCGATTCCGGTGTCAAGCCCCTGGAGCGCCTGGCCCAGGTGAGTGGCTTCCAGCCCCAAAGCTGA